One stretch of Anolis sagrei isolate rAnoSag1 chromosome 11, rAnoSag1.mat, whole genome shotgun sequence DNA includes these proteins:
- the MRPS23 gene encoding small ribosomal subunit protein mS23 → MAGSRLEKLGTVFSRTRDLLRSGVMPEAKKPIWYDVYAAFPPLKEPLYRNPCPRYTKDEDLVPPIFYPEDQIRAKFYEVYGNGPKAFELSRLSFKSACQRFVEKYNELQKQGEMDDDRLFEETGKALLAEGLILRRKATGNVTPDARPRDPMLEVRLQSVLQEMQDSSKEQKPETAEEVPKEGP, encoded by the exons ATGGCGGGAAGCCGGTTGGAGAAGTTGGGGACCGTCTTTAGCCG GACGCGGGACTTGCTGCGCTCAGGGGTGATGCCTGAAGCCAAGAAGCCCATCTGGTACGATGTTTATGCTGCCTTTCCTCCTCTGAAGGAGCCTCTCTATCGGAACCCTTGTCCCCGCTACACCAAAGATGAAGACCTTGTGCCTCCCATCTTCTATCCCGAGGATCAAATCCGGGC GAAATTTTATGAAGTTTATGGAAATGGCCCCAAAGCTTTTGAGCTCTCTAGATTAAGCTTCAAATCTGCTTGTCAAAG GTTTGTTGAGAAATACAATGAATTGCAGAAGCAAGGTGAAATGGATGATGATAGACTCTTTGAAGAAACAGGAAAGGCCCTCTTGGCAGAGGGGTTGATCCTACGGAGAAAAGCAACGGGGAAT GTGACCCCTGATGCCAGGCCCAGGGATCCTATGCTGGAAGTGAGACTTCAAAGTGTTTTgcaagagatgcaagacagctcAAAAGAGCAGAAGCCTGAGACCGCAGAGGAAGTGCCAAAGGAAGGCCCCTAG